From Rhodococcus sp. B7740, one genomic window encodes:
- a CDS encoding serine hydrolase domain-containing protein — translation MSGTVRELLTRHIEDGLMPGATALLGGPDAEPVAVGSSAVGGPPMAVDAIVRIQSMTKIVTSVAALRLVEAGRLTLDDDVVPWLPELAGLPVLTRPDAALDDTVAREGPITLRHLLTNTSGYGIQMGDTPLARAMRDNGTEAGPAPSPLGADEWLARMTELPLAFQPGTGWRYHHGFAILGILVSRIVGRSLQDHLRDDLFTPLEMPDTGLWVPTDRCHRLTAAYRLENGSLIETEPIAGGPYAGPRPVDVSHGELVSTVTDFHRFLRAIETSVSTEHLELMTHDQVPASIKTDESFYPGFWPGTGWGFGVSVVTDGDHLGRYGWPGGQGTDFFVDPDGTIGILLTQTELCESSFALLSEFQELR, via the coding sequence GTGAGCGGAACCGTGCGAGAGCTGTTGACCCGGCACATCGAGGACGGGCTGATGCCGGGGGCAACAGCGTTACTGGGTGGCCCTGATGCAGAACCCGTCGCGGTCGGGTCATCGGCGGTCGGCGGCCCACCGATGGCAGTCGACGCCATCGTCCGGATTCAGTCGATGACCAAGATCGTCACCAGTGTGGCCGCCCTGCGCCTCGTGGAGGCGGGCCGACTGACGCTGGACGACGATGTCGTGCCCTGGCTTCCCGAACTCGCCGGCCTGCCGGTGCTCACCCGCCCCGACGCTGCACTCGACGACACCGTCGCTCGAGAGGGACCGATCACGTTGCGGCACTTGCTGACCAACACCAGTGGGTACGGAATTCAGATGGGAGACACCCCGCTGGCCCGGGCCATGAGGGACAACGGCACCGAAGCAGGCCCCGCGCCGTCTCCGCTCGGCGCGGACGAGTGGTTGGCACGCATGACCGAACTTCCTCTGGCGTTCCAGCCCGGTACCGGGTGGCGCTACCACCACGGCTTCGCGATCCTCGGCATCCTCGTCTCTCGCATCGTCGGCCGGTCTCTGCAGGACCACCTCCGCGACGACCTGTTCACGCCACTCGAGATGCCCGACACCGGGCTGTGGGTACCGACCGACCGATGCCACCGCCTGACGGCGGCCTACCGGTTGGAGAACGGGTCGTTGATCGAAACCGAACCCATCGCAGGCGGGCCCTACGCGGGACCGCGCCCTGTCGACGTCAGTCACGGCGAGCTGGTGTCGACGGTGACCGATTTTCACCGCTTCCTTCGTGCGATCGAGACGTCGGTGTCGACCGAGCACCTGGAGCTGATGACACACGACCAGGTGCCTGCGTCGATCAAGACCGACGAGAGTTTCTACCCCGGCTTCTGGCCGGGAACGGGGTGGGGATTCGGCGTCTCGGTCGTCACCGACGGTGACCATCTCGGTCGGTACGGCTGGCCCGGCGGGCAGGGCACCGACTTCTTCGTCGACCCGGACGGGACCATCGGCATCCTGCTGACGCAGACCGAATTGTGCGAGTCCTCCTTCGCGCTGCTGTCGGAGTTCCAGGAACTGCGCTGA
- a CDS encoding MFS transporter, translating to MTDSAAVDSALPLEISHPGRRRILSVLCVTEITSWGILYYAFPVLSPAISADTGWSTTSIVAAFSIGQFVAALVGVPVGRILDRRGPRWVMSAGSILAIPALVLIATSPTLPLFFLGWFVAGIAMGAVLYPPAFAALTRWWGTDRVRALMILTLAAGLASTVFAPLTAILSSHSDWRRTYLVLAVVLLIVTVPAHSIGLRGQWPSTGESGHARAVPAAQTVRSRPFVMLTAAMSVTGFVAFAGIFNLVPLLIEHGADTALAATALGLGGAGQVLGRIGYLPLQRFAGTRTRTVGIIAATALSTILLGVATSVVALIAVAIGAGLARGLFTLVQATAITDRWGPSQYGHLSGIMSAPIVIAMASAPWAGAVLAEWTGSYSGAYVILGLLALTAVGLAALSMPNTDRQPKA from the coding sequence GTGACTGACTCTGCGGCGGTGGATTCGGCGTTGCCCCTGGAAATTTCGCACCCGGGGCGACGCCGAATCCTGTCGGTTCTGTGCGTCACGGAGATCACCAGCTGGGGAATTCTGTACTACGCCTTCCCCGTTCTGTCGCCTGCGATCTCCGCGGATACCGGATGGTCGACGACGTCGATCGTGGCCGCGTTCTCGATCGGCCAGTTCGTTGCAGCATTGGTCGGAGTTCCCGTCGGTCGCATCCTGGACCGCCGCGGACCGCGCTGGGTGATGAGCGCAGGGTCGATTCTCGCGATACCCGCGCTGGTTCTCATCGCGACGTCCCCGACACTTCCGCTGTTCTTTCTCGGATGGTTCGTGGCCGGTATCGCCATGGGGGCGGTGCTGTATCCCCCTGCGTTCGCTGCACTGACACGGTGGTGGGGCACCGACCGCGTCCGAGCCCTGATGATCCTCACTCTGGCCGCGGGACTGGCCAGTACGGTCTTCGCTCCGCTGACGGCGATCCTGTCGAGCCACTCCGATTGGCGTCGAACGTATCTCGTACTCGCAGTCGTCCTTCTGATCGTCACCGTTCCCGCGCACTCGATCGGGTTGCGCGGACAGTGGCCGTCGACGGGTGAGTCCGGGCACGCGCGAGCAGTACCTGCTGCACAGACCGTCCGTAGTCGTCCGTTCGTCATGCTCACCGCAGCGATGAGCGTCACCGGCTTCGTCGCGTTCGCCGGAATCTTCAATCTGGTTCCGCTGCTGATCGAACACGGTGCCGATACCGCTCTCGCGGCAACGGCTCTCGGTCTCGGCGGAGCCGGGCAGGTGCTCGGCCGCATCGGTTACCTTCCGTTGCAACGCTTCGCCGGTACCCGAACCAGGACCGTAGGGATCATCGCCGCAACTGCCCTGTCGACCATCCTGCTCGGCGTCGCCACCTCGGTCGTGGCGCTGATCGCCGTCGCGATCGGTGCCGGACTCGCGCGCGGACTGTTCACACTCGTCCAGGCCACCGCCATCACCGATCGCTGGGGTCCGAGCCAGTACGGGCATCTGAGCGGCATCATGTCTGCGCCGATCGTCATCGCGATGGCCTCGGCCCCCTGGGCCGGTGCCGTGCTCGCCGAATGGACCGGAAGCTACTCGGGTGCGTACGTGATTCTCGGCCTTCTGGCGCTGACCGCCGTCGGGCTGGCTGCGCTGAGCATGCCGAACACCGACCGTCAGCCGAAGGCCTGA
- a CDS encoding sulfite exporter TauE/SafE family protein, whose translation MTVLDFGLLVVAGFFAGLIGFVTGLASLVSYPALLAVGLPAVSANVTNTVALVAAGVGATVSSSAELAKDGKQLVRYAIYSALGGTTGAILLLNTPDGSFEVVVPFLVAMAAIALLLQPSIRKLSGGRQFPTLYPLALFAVAIYGGYFGAGAGVIFLALALICTADTFWRASVLKSFFLGIANLIAAIIFSFSGQVNWWAALALAIGCFAGGACGPPTVKVISPIILRIAVGILGLGLAGWLGYQAFG comes from the coding sequence GTGACTGTGCTCGATTTCGGACTTCTGGTGGTGGCCGGGTTCTTCGCCGGGCTCATCGGGTTCGTCACCGGGCTCGCATCGCTCGTGTCCTACCCTGCTCTGCTCGCAGTGGGTTTGCCTGCGGTATCGGCGAACGTGACGAACACTGTTGCGTTGGTCGCGGCCGGTGTCGGAGCGACGGTGAGCTCCTCGGCCGAGCTGGCCAAGGACGGTAAGCAGTTGGTTCGCTACGCGATCTACTCGGCGCTGGGCGGCACCACGGGTGCGATTCTGCTGCTCAACACGCCGGACGGTTCGTTCGAGGTGGTCGTGCCGTTCCTGGTCGCTATGGCAGCCATCGCGCTACTGCTGCAGCCGAGTATCCGAAAGTTGTCCGGAGGTAGGCAGTTTCCGACGCTCTATCCGCTGGCGCTGTTCGCGGTCGCGATCTACGGCGGCTACTTCGGGGCCGGGGCCGGGGTCATCTTCCTCGCGCTGGCATTGATCTGCACGGCGGATACGTTCTGGCGCGCAAGCGTTCTGAAGAGCTTCTTCCTCGGTATCGCGAACCTGATTGCCGCGATCATCTTTTCGTTCTCCGGTCAGGTGAATTGGTGGGCTGCGCTCGCGCTGGCGATCGGTTGCTTCGCCGGCGGTGCCTGCGGGCCACCGACGGTCAAGGTGATCTCGCCGATCATTCTGCGTATTGCGGTCGGGATTCTGGGGCTCGGTCTCGCCGGGTGGCTGGGGTATCAGGCCTTCGGCTGA
- the arsB gene encoding ACR3 family arsenite efflux transporter, whose protein sequence is MSTKTDTAVVGKLSTLDRFLPVWIGVAMVVGLLLGRMIPGLNDTLSAISIDGVSLPIAIGLLIMMYPVLAKVRYDRLDTVTGDKRLLIGSLVLNWVLGPALMFALAWLFLPDLPEYRTGLIIVGLARCIAMVIIWNDLACGDREAAAVLVAINSVFQVFMFAVLGWFYLSVLPGWLGLDQTTIEASPWQIAKSVLIFLGIPLIAGFASRFFGERAKGREWYEEKFIPRIAPWALYGLLFTIVVLFALQGDQITSQPFDVVRIALPLLVYFAVMWGGGYALGAAMGLGYERTTTLAFTAAGNNFELAIAVAIATYGATSGQALAGVVGPLIEVPVLVGLVYVSLALRKRFSPAVSTTTSPKEF, encoded by the coding sequence ATGAGTACGAAAACCGATACTGCCGTGGTCGGCAAGCTCTCCACCCTCGACCGGTTCCTGCCCGTGTGGATCGGCGTGGCCATGGTCGTGGGTCTGCTCCTGGGACGGATGATCCCCGGGCTGAACGACACGCTGTCGGCCATCTCGATCGACGGGGTGTCACTTCCGATCGCCATCGGACTGCTGATCATGATGTACCCGGTACTGGCCAAGGTTCGCTACGACCGCCTCGATACCGTCACCGGAGACAAGCGCCTGCTGATCGGCTCGTTGGTGCTCAACTGGGTCCTCGGTCCGGCCCTGATGTTCGCTCTCGCATGGCTTTTCCTTCCCGACCTGCCCGAATACCGAACCGGCCTGATCATCGTCGGCCTCGCTCGATGCATCGCGATGGTCATCATCTGGAACGACCTCGCCTGCGGCGACCGAGAAGCCGCCGCGGTTCTGGTCGCGATCAACTCGGTGTTCCAGGTGTTCATGTTCGCGGTCCTCGGATGGTTCTACCTCTCGGTTCTGCCCGGCTGGCTGGGCCTGGACCAGACGACCATCGAGGCGTCGCCGTGGCAGATCGCCAAGTCGGTCCTCATCTTCCTCGGAATCCCGTTGATAGCGGGATTCGCGTCTCGCTTCTTCGGCGAACGCGCCAAGGGCCGCGAATGGTACGAGGAGAAGTTCATCCCCAGGATCGCCCCGTGGGCGCTCTACGGCCTGCTGTTCACCATCGTCGTTCTCTTTGCGCTGCAGGGTGATCAGATCACGTCACAGCCGTTCGACGTGGTGCGTATCGCGCTGCCACTGCTTGTGTACTTCGCGGTGATGTGGGGCGGCGGCTACGCTCTCGGTGCCGCGATGGGTCTGGGCTACGAACGCACGACCACCCTCGCGTTCACCGCAGCAGGCAACAACTTCGAGCTGGCGATCGCCGTCGCCATCGCGACCTACGGTGCGACATCCGGGCAAGCCCTCGCCGGAGTCGTCGGACCACTCATCGAGGTACCCGTACTGGTCGGCCTCGTCTACGTCTCCCTCGCACTGCGCAAGCGCTTCTCCCCCGCCGTGTCCACGACCACGTCCCCGAAGGAATTCTGA
- a CDS encoding APC family permease, with protein MVGAGVFASFAPASAVAGAGLLIGLAVAAVVAFCNATSSAQLAAQYPTSGGTYVYGRERLGEWPGFAAGWTFVIGKTASSAAMALVFAAYVAPAGYTELVAILAITALTTVNYFGITRTAVLTKILVTAVLTVLVIAVVLGLTGSSVPAVDGLGSFTENGWYGILQSAGLLFFAFAGYARIATLGEEVVRPERTIPRAIVSALGIALLVYTLVAVTLLTVLGPELLASSSAPLVDLAVASGHSWASPVMRIGAGLAALGALLALIAGIGRTSLAMARHRDLPSYLAAVHPRYSVPHRAEITLAVIVCVLVLTVDLRDAIGFSSFGVLLYYLVANLSAFTQDAEHRRYPRALQVIGSIGCVVLIATLPVPSIVVGTGVVALGVGYRLLRVRQLFT; from the coding sequence ATGGTCGGGGCCGGGGTGTTCGCGTCGTTCGCTCCCGCATCGGCCGTCGCAGGGGCGGGCCTGCTCATCGGTTTGGCCGTCGCTGCGGTCGTCGCATTCTGCAACGCCACCTCCTCGGCCCAGCTGGCCGCGCAGTATCCGACGTCGGGTGGCACGTACGTCTACGGCCGTGAGCGGCTCGGCGAGTGGCCGGGCTTTGCGGCCGGGTGGACGTTCGTGATCGGTAAGACCGCGAGTTCGGCGGCCATGGCTTTGGTGTTCGCAGCCTATGTCGCACCTGCCGGTTACACCGAACTCGTTGCGATACTTGCCATCACAGCGCTCACCACGGTGAACTACTTCGGCATCACCCGCACGGCCGTGCTGACGAAGATCTTGGTCACCGCCGTGCTCACCGTCCTCGTCATCGCAGTGGTCCTCGGCCTCACCGGCTCGTCCGTTCCCGCCGTCGACGGACTCGGCTCGTTCACCGAGAACGGGTGGTACGGCATTCTGCAGTCGGCGGGACTGCTGTTCTTCGCCTTCGCGGGCTATGCGCGCATCGCGACCCTCGGCGAGGAGGTCGTCCGACCCGAACGGACCATCCCACGCGCCATCGTCTCCGCGCTCGGTATCGCATTGCTGGTCTACACGCTCGTTGCGGTGACGTTGTTGACGGTTCTCGGCCCCGAACTCCTGGCCTCGTCGTCTGCCCCATTGGTCGATCTCGCGGTGGCGTCGGGACATTCGTGGGCGTCGCCGGTGATGCGGATCGGTGCCGGCCTGGCTGCGCTGGGGGCGTTGCTCGCGTTGATCGCCGGCATCGGCCGCACCTCCCTGGCGATGGCCCGCCACCGCGACCTGCCGTCGTATCTGGCCGCAGTCCACCCGCGGTACTCGGTGCCGCATCGCGCCGAGATCACCCTGGCTGTGATCGTCTGCGTGCTGGTCCTGACAGTGGATCTGCGTGACGCCATCGGCTTCTCGTCGTTCGGGGTCTTGCTCTACTACCTGGTGGCCAATCTGAGCGCGTTCACCCAGGATGCCGAGCATCGCCGCTACCCACGCGCCCTCCAGGTCATCGGCAGCATCGGATGCGTGGTGCTGATCGCAACGTTGCCGGTGCCGTCCATCGTCGTCGGAACCGGCGTGGTCGCGCTCGGTGTCGGGTACCGCCTCCTTCGGGTTCGGCAACTGTTCACTTGA
- a CDS encoding FAD-dependent oxidoreductase has translation MNTYPVVVVGAGPIGLAAAAHLTETGSRVVVLERGKFAGSAVSEWNHVRLFSPWSEVVDPAAVRLLESTGWTAPDGDTYATGREWVERYLAPLAAVLGDVVRTDSEVVGVARRGRDRVVDAGRDTEPLSVHIRHSDGSEERILARAVVDASGTWGSPNPLGSEGLPAIGEKTAADRIDYRVPDLTDPATRSTFAGKHIVIAGSGHSALTAIITLGELAAEEPGTTLTWAVRRGVTADVFGGGEADELAARGALGQRAKKAVDDGFLTVVSGFRTETVAVEGDRLALIGDTESRIENVDRVVALTGFRPDLSWLSEVRLDLDPTLQAPKFVAELVDPNLHSCGSVSPHGVEELTQPEPGFYLVGMKSYGRAPTFLAMTGYEQVRSIAAELAGDHEGARKVELTLPDTGVCGGAGLFDEPDAPSSGGCCGAPAAPELITLGAPSRD, from the coding sequence ATGAACACGTACCCCGTAGTGGTGGTCGGCGCAGGGCCCATCGGTCTCGCCGCCGCGGCGCATCTGACCGAAACCGGTTCCCGGGTAGTCGTTCTCGAACGCGGAAAGTTTGCCGGATCGGCAGTGTCCGAGTGGAATCACGTTCGACTGTTCTCCCCGTGGTCCGAGGTCGTCGACCCCGCGGCCGTCCGGCTGCTCGAATCCACCGGCTGGACCGCGCCGGACGGTGACACCTACGCCACCGGACGCGAATGGGTGGAGCGGTATCTCGCGCCCCTGGCCGCCGTTCTCGGCGATGTGGTCCGAACCGACTCCGAGGTGGTCGGCGTAGCTCGCCGCGGACGCGACCGGGTGGTCGACGCCGGCCGCGACACCGAGCCGCTGTCGGTGCACATCCGCCACTCCGACGGTAGCGAGGAACGCATCCTCGCCCGCGCGGTCGTCGACGCGTCCGGCACCTGGGGATCACCCAATCCACTGGGCAGCGAGGGACTTCCGGCCATCGGCGAGAAGACCGCCGCAGACCGGATCGACTACCGTGTTCCCGACCTGACCGACCCGGCCACTCGATCCACGTTCGCAGGCAAGCACATCGTCATCGCCGGCAGCGGCCATTCCGCGCTGACCGCGATCATCACCCTCGGCGAACTCGCGGCAGAGGAACCGGGAACGACGCTCACCTGGGCCGTGCGCCGAGGCGTCACCGCAGACGTGTTCGGCGGCGGCGAAGCCGACGAACTCGCTGCTCGCGGCGCTCTGGGGCAACGCGCCAAGAAGGCGGTCGACGACGGATTCCTCACCGTGGTCTCGGGCTTCCGCACCGAAACGGTTGCAGTGGAGGGTGATCGGCTCGCCCTGATCGGTGACACCGAGTCGCGCATCGAGAACGTCGACCGCGTCGTCGCGCTGACCGGGTTCCGCCCGGATCTGTCCTGGCTGTCCGAGGTTCGTCTCGACCTCGACCCCACCCTGCAGGCACCGAAGTTCGTCGCCGAGTTGGTGGATCCGAACCTGCATTCGTGTGGATCGGTGTCACCGCACGGAGTCGAAGAACTCACCCAACCCGAGCCCGGCTTCTACCTGGTGGGCATGAAGAGCTACGGCCGTGCACCGACATTCCTGGCGATGACCGGATACGAGCAGGTTCGCAGCATCGCGGCCGAACTCGCCGGCGACCACGAGGGCGCACGAAAGGTCGAGCTGACGCTTCCCGACACCGGAGTCTGCGGCGGCGCGGGCCTGTTCGACGAGCCCGACGCCCCGTCGAGCGGCGGTTGCTGCGGTGCCCCTGCTGCGCCGGAGTTGATCACTCTCGGCGCACCGTCGCGTGACTGA
- a CDS encoding arsenate reductase ArsC, translated as MSATPSVLFVCVHNAGRSQMAAGFLTHLAGDTVEVRSAGSAPADIINSAAVEAMAEVGIDISSQSPKILTPEAVETSDVVITMGCGDACPVFPGVSYRDWALADPAGKGVEAVRPIRDEIRSRIEDLIAELVPAKQSSVS; from the coding sequence ATGTCCGCCACCCCCAGCGTTCTGTTCGTCTGTGTTCACAACGCCGGCCGATCTCAGATGGCCGCCGGATTCCTGACTCATCTCGCCGGCGACACCGTCGAGGTGCGTTCTGCCGGTAGCGCTCCCGCGGACATCATCAACTCCGCGGCAGTCGAAGCCATGGCCGAAGTCGGCATCGACATCTCGTCCCAGTCCCCGAAGATTCTGACCCCGGAAGCCGTCGAGACATCCGACGTCGTGATCACCATGGGCTGCGGTGACGCGTGCCCGGTGTTCCCCGGAGTGAGCTACCGCGATTGGGCACTGGCCGACCCGGCAGGCAAAGGCGTCGAGGCGGTCCGGCCGATTCGCGACGAGATCAGGAGCCGCATCGAAGACCTGATCGCCGAACTGGTTCCGGCCAAGCAGAGTTCGGTGTCATGA
- a CDS encoding ArsR/SmtB family transcription factor: MSNQDLPVDGECCSPLIREPLTVDWAGDLARMFKALGDPVRLRLLSLVASHAGGEACVCDISPAFDLSQPTISHHLKVLREAGLLDCERRGTWVYYSVIPAALQQLSAVLNAAESTEVMA; this comes from the coding sequence ATGTCGAATCAAGACCTTCCCGTCGACGGTGAATGCTGCTCGCCGCTGATCCGTGAGCCCCTCACCGTGGACTGGGCCGGAGATCTCGCCCGCATGTTCAAAGCACTGGGAGATCCCGTGCGGCTTCGCCTTCTCAGCCTCGTCGCCAGCCATGCAGGCGGCGAAGCATGTGTCTGCGACATCTCCCCCGCATTCGACCTCTCCCAACCCACCATCTCGCACCACCTCAAGGTGTTGCGCGAAGCCGGGCTGCTCGACTGCGAACGCCGCGGCACCTGGGTCTACTACTCGGTGATTCCCGCTGCGCTGCAGCAACTTTCCGCCGTACTGAACGCTGCAGAGTCCACGGAGGTCATGGCATGA
- the nhaA gene encoding Na+/H+ antiporter NhaA, with product MTDSSTPPTRLPLFSRGSWSEADRVAQILRKETVGGALLLVATLVALIWANSPWSAAYDSLMSTRVGPSALHLDLTLSTWAADGLLAIFFFVVGLELKREFVAGDLRDPARAALPVAAAVGGMAVPAVIFVLINLGTGDGALLGWAIPTATDIAFAVAVLAVISTHLPTALRTFLLTLAVVDDLLAVSVIAIFYTDDINFVALGLTLIPLALFAVAVQMRVRSWWILIPLAVVTWVLMHESGVHATVAGVLLGFAVPVMRSKANGGPEAGPGLAEHFEHKIRPISAGIAVPLFAFCAAGVTVGGFSGLRSALTDPIAIGIIAGLVIGKAVGIFGTTYLVSRFTRATLDAGLKWLDVLGVSMLAGIGFTVSLLIGDLAFGEGTERDDHVKVGVLTGSIIAASLAAIILRSRNKAYRDFHIEETRDDDHDGIPDVYQNRK from the coding sequence GTGACAGATTCATCGACTCCACCCACACGATTGCCGCTGTTCTCCCGCGGCTCCTGGTCCGAGGCCGACCGCGTCGCGCAGATCCTTCGCAAGGAGACCGTCGGCGGAGCACTGCTTCTCGTCGCCACCCTCGTCGCACTGATCTGGGCCAACTCACCCTGGTCCGCGGCATACGACTCGCTGATGAGCACCCGGGTCGGCCCCTCGGCGCTCCATCTCGATCTGACGCTCTCGACGTGGGCCGCCGACGGTCTGCTGGCCATCTTCTTCTTCGTCGTCGGACTCGAGCTCAAGCGAGAATTCGTCGCAGGCGACCTGCGCGATCCGGCACGCGCCGCGTTACCGGTGGCCGCGGCGGTCGGCGGAATGGCAGTTCCTGCAGTCATTTTCGTCCTGATCAACCTCGGCACCGGAGACGGAGCTCTGCTCGGCTGGGCCATCCCGACGGCAACCGACATCGCGTTCGCCGTCGCCGTTCTCGCCGTGATCAGCACCCACCTGCCGACTGCATTGCGAACCTTTCTGCTGACTCTGGCCGTGGTCGACGACCTGCTGGCCGTCAGCGTCATCGCAATCTTCTACACCGACGACATCAACTTCGTCGCGCTCGGCCTGACGCTGATTCCGCTCGCGCTGTTCGCCGTGGCCGTACAGATGCGCGTTCGCTCCTGGTGGATCCTGATCCCACTGGCTGTCGTGACCTGGGTTCTCATGCACGAGTCCGGTGTCCACGCCACCGTCGCGGGTGTCCTCCTCGGCTTCGCCGTTCCGGTCATGCGCAGCAAGGCCAACGGCGGCCCCGAGGCAGGCCCCGGACTCGCCGAACACTTCGAGCACAAGATCCGGCCCATCTCCGCGGGCATCGCGGTTCCCCTGTTCGCATTCTGTGCGGCCGGTGTGACCGTCGGCGGATTCTCCGGCCTGCGAAGCGCTCTCACCGATCCGATCGCCATCGGCATCATCGCCGGCCTCGTCATCGGCAAGGCCGTCGGCATCTTCGGCACCACCTACCTCGTCTCGCGGTTCACTCGGGCCACACTGGATGCCGGACTGAAATGGCTCGACGTCCTGGGCGTCTCCATGCTCGCGGGTATCGGATTCACCGTCTCGCTGCTGATCGGCGACCTTGCCTTCGGCGAAGGAACCGAGCGCGACGACCACGTCAAGGTCGGCGTCCTGACCGGTTCGATCATCGCAGCATCGTTGGCCGCCATCATCCTGCGCAGCCGCAACAAGGCCTACCGGGACTTCCACATCGAAGAAACCCGCGACGACGACCACGACGGCATCCCGGACGTGTACCAGAACCGGAAGTAG
- a CDS encoding ArsO family NAD(P)H-dependent flavin-containing monooxygenase, giving the protein MNSEVVVIGGGQAGLAAGYYLRRAGLDFVILDDQTHAGGSWQDYWPSLHLFSPAEYSRLPGWPMPRWTSGFPPASHVVDYLRAYEKKYELPVRRPVEVKSVHRTTDGYRVDTDGDSFCATTIVNATGTWSRPFWPSYPGMREFGGTQLHAADYRVPDSFAGKRVGIVGGGNSAAQILAEISTVADTTWFTNREPRFLPDDVDGRVLFDVASDRARALAAGEADSGGVAGLGDIVMVPPVREARDRGVLHARPMFTALTSDGVTDGHTTERLDAIVWCTGFRPALRHLRPLHLHADGSGIVLDGNHVRGEPSLILPGYGDWTGPASATLIGVGRTARAAVDTIVNSRKVDQS; this is encoded by the coding sequence ATGAATTCGGAGGTGGTGGTGATCGGCGGCGGTCAGGCAGGACTGGCCGCCGGTTACTACCTGCGACGAGCCGGGCTGGACTTCGTCATCCTCGACGACCAGACGCATGCGGGAGGCTCCTGGCAGGACTACTGGCCGTCGCTGCACCTGTTCTCGCCTGCCGAGTACTCGCGACTCCCCGGTTGGCCGATGCCTCGGTGGACGAGCGGGTTCCCTCCGGCATCGCACGTCGTGGACTACCTGCGGGCATACGAGAAGAAGTACGAGTTGCCGGTGCGCAGGCCCGTCGAGGTGAAGTCGGTGCATCGTACGACCGACGGCTATCGAGTCGATACCGACGGTGACTCCTTCTGCGCCACAACGATCGTCAATGCCACCGGGACGTGGTCACGACCGTTCTGGCCGAGCTACCCGGGCATGCGCGAGTTCGGCGGGACCCAGCTGCATGCCGCTGACTACCGTGTGCCCGATTCCTTCGCAGGCAAGCGCGTGGGCATCGTCGGTGGAGGGAACTCGGCTGCGCAGATTCTGGCCGAGATCTCCACTGTCGCCGACACCACGTGGTTCACCAACCGCGAGCCGAGGTTTCTCCCCGACGATGTGGACGGCCGAGTGTTGTTCGATGTCGCCAGCGATCGAGCTCGCGCTCTTGCTGCGGGCGAGGCGGATTCCGGCGGGGTCGCCGGTCTGGGAGACATCGTGATGGTCCCGCCGGTGCGAGAGGCTCGCGATCGTGGAGTTCTGCATGCCAGGCCGATGTTCACCGCGCTCACCTCCGACGGTGTCACCGACGGGCACACCACAGAGCGGCTGGATGCGATCGTCTGGTGCACCGGGTTCCGCCCTGCTCTCCGTCACCTGCGGCCACTGCACCTGCACGCCGACGGGTCAGGAATCGTGTTGGACGGCAACCATGTTCGAGGTGAACCGAGCCTGATTCTTCCCGGCTACGGCGACTGGACCGGCCCGGCGTCGGCAACGCTCATCGGTGTCGGCCGCACAGCGCGTGCAGCCGTGGACACCATCGTCAACAGCAGAAAGGTGGATCAGTCATGA
- a CDS encoding arsenate-mycothiol transferase ArsC, producing the protein MTTPSVLFVCVKNGGKSQMAAGLMRKAVGDAVEVHSAGTKPSGTVNALSAEALLEVGVDLAGEQPKPIDPKLLSRIDYVITLGSEAKVDPVDGPTFENWNTDEPSERGIDGIERMRLVRDDIAARVEELASRLRGTDG; encoded by the coding sequence ATGACGACACCGAGCGTGCTGTTCGTCTGCGTCAAGAACGGCGGCAAGTCTCAGATGGCGGCCGGTCTGATGCGCAAGGCCGTCGGCGATGCAGTGGAGGTGCACTCGGCGGGAACGAAGCCGAGCGGAACGGTCAATGCACTCTCGGCCGAAGCGCTCCTCGAAGTCGGCGTCGACCTGGCCGGTGAACAGCCGAAGCCGATCGACCCGAAGTTGTTGTCTCGCATCGACTACGTGATCACCCTCGGGAGTGAGGCGAAGGTCGATCCCGTCGACGGTCCGACGTTCGAGAACTGGAACACCGACGAGCCGTCCGAACGCGGTATCGACGGAATCGAACGGATGCGTCTGGTGCGCGACGACATCGCCGCTCGAGTCGAGGAACTCGCGTCCCGATTGCGCGGCACCGACGGTTGA